A genomic segment from Papilio machaon chromosome 20, ilPapMach1.1, whole genome shotgun sequence encodes:
- the LOC106709156 gene encoding forkhead box protein L1 gives MCSGADGGPWPPKDAPNVTVAALDHYRLQLYNYAVVERLRLYPPAPCYAPYAPRLALSMSLLQQRALQPEEPKPQHSYIGLIAMAILSSPDRKLVLSDIYQHILDNYPYFRTRGPGWRNSIRHNLSLNDCFVKAGRSANGKGHYWAIHPANIEDFRKGDFRRRKAQRKVRKHMGLAVDDDGEDSPSPPPQSPPPTTLPLPFWGGGRLPGVGVARKRQFDVASLLAPDEAPEKRRRDSSGEEEVEEDIDVVASDQEERVEEESRAPLTPAAQYPLLGAWWPALDPALLHQLRRHYVPHTQSVPMPQSSISPVDQHRPPDT, from the coding sequence ATGTGCAGCGGTGCCGACGGCGGCCCCTGGCCCCCCAAAGACGCGCCTAATGTGACCGTCGCCGCCCTGGACCACTATCGACTGCAGCTATACAACTACGCCGTGGTGGAGCGGCTGCGACTTTACCCACCGGCGCCGTGCTACGCGCCCTACGCACCGCGCCTCGCGCTCTCCATGTCCCTGCTGCAGCAGCGCGCGCTGCAGCCCGAGGAGCCCAAACCCCAGCACAGCTACATCGGCCTCATCGCCATGGCCATTCTCAGTTCGCCAGATCGAAAGCTTGTGCTCTCCGACATCTATCAGCACATCCTGGACAACTATCCCTACTTCCGTACCAGAGGGCCCGGCTGGCGCAACTCTATCAGACACAATTTATCCTTAAACGATTGCTTCGTGAAAGCAGGCAGATCAGCAAATGGAAAGGGACATTACTGGGCGATTCACCCGGCGAATATCGAGGACTTTCGAAAAGGTGATTTCCGACGACGCAAGGCGCAGAGAAAAGTAAGAAAACACATGGGACTGGCGGTCGACGACGATGGCGAGGACTCTCCGTCTCCGCCACCGCAGTCACCGCCGCCGACAACACTGCCCCTTCCGTTCTggggcggcgggcggctgCCCGGGGTTGGAGTGGCTCGGAAACGGCAATTCGACGTAGCTTCGCTTCTGGCGCCCGACGAGGCTCCGGAGAAGCGACGGCGGGACAGCAGCGGCGAGGAGGAGGTGGAGGAAGACATCGACGTGGTGGCGAGCGACCAGGAGGAAAGAGTAGAGGAGGAGTCCCGGGCGCCGCTGACGCCGGCCGCGCAGTACCCGCTGCTAGGCGCCTGGTGGCCGGCCCTAGACCCCGCGCTGTTGCACCAGCTACGCCGGCACTATGTACCCCACACGCAGTCGGTTCCCATGCCGCAGAGCTCGATAAGCCCCGTAGATCAACACAGGCCGCCCGATACTTAA
- the LOC123722138 gene encoding alpha-(1,3)-fucosyltransferase C-like, with the protein MFSIKNTLMLIFLVSTVMGFHIWIVCKALSVLGDVTTIIVVNHGKRSLKSWPDDSVYILNWDKHLDTRNIFYGCCTAPKCILTKDKNYFGKDYKYFDAMLFSEKYLESTNRPKTNINMLNIFISIQPKNKKAVCDNYYDDFFNLTFTYRLDSDIVWKDFVFQSFSQEIIAPSLSPAWNTSFNPINQEIKSIIQQKTKSVAYIDCKLENWTRPYLSKLQKHLDVYSLKIYKNNCSNISDKEVDNGILKNEYMFYIIFEDYFAEDYVTGKILQAYNDNVVPIIFGGANYTRFLPPHSYIDGRVTNPSDIAKVINDSLNNYTVYEEYFKWTNLYNIVNYQPFCDLCEALNKPINKPGKKDFRRWWNGQDMQQCLVPESKNDTSKSE; encoded by the exons ATGTTTTCAatcaaaaatactttaatgttaatttttttggtaagTACAGTGATGGGCTTCCATATATGGATTGTCTGCAAGGCGCTTTCTGTTTTGGGTGACGTCACAACTATCATAGTGGTGAACCACGGCAAACGTTCGCTCAAATCTTGGCCAGATGATTCCGTATACATACTGAATTGGGACAAACATTTGGACACAAGAAATATCTTTTATGGCTGTTGCACCGCACCAAAATGCATATTGAccaaagacaaaaattatttcggCAAAGATTACAAATACTTCGACGCTATGTTGTTCAGTGAAAAGTATTTAGAATCAACAAATAGACcgaaaacaaacataaatatgttgaatatatttatttcgatACAACCAAAGAATAAGAAAGCAGTCTGTGACAATTATTACGACGATTTCttcaatttaacttttacttATCGGCTAGACTCGGATATAGTGTGGAAagattttgtatttcaaaGCTTTAGTCAAGAAATTATAGCCCCAAGTTTATCACCTGCTTGGAATACAAGTTTCAATCCTATCAATCAAGAGATAAAGTCGATTATTcaacaaaaaactaaatccGTTGCTTACATAGATTGTAAACTAGAGAACTGGACAAGACCGTACTTAtccaaattacaaaaacatttagatGTATACTCCCTGAAAATATACAAGAATAATTGTTCAAACATAAGTGATAAAGAAGTAGATAatggtatattaaaaaacgaatatatgttttacataatttttgaaGATTATTTTGCTGAGGATTACGTTACTGGGAAAATATTACAAGCATATAACGATAATGTGGTACCTATCATCTTTGGTGGAGCTAATTATACCag ATTCCTACCGCCACATTCATACATCGATGGCCGTGTTACAAACCCAAGTGATATAGCAAAAGTAATCAATGACTCGTTAAACAATTACACTGTATacgaagaatattttaaatggacaaatttatataatattgtcaACTATCAACCATTCTGCGATCTTTGCGAAGCGTTAAATAAGCCCATTAATAAGCCAGGGAAGAAAGACTTTAGACGTTGGTGGAATGGTCAAGATATGCAGCAATGTTTAGTGCCTGAATCCAAAAATGATACATCAAAAAGTGAATGA